A portion of the Cervus elaphus chromosome X, mCerEla1.1, whole genome shotgun sequence genome contains these proteins:
- the NHSL2 gene encoding NHS-like protein 2 isoform X11 has protein sequence MPDQQSGCWEALAQPGQQLSPIHLRSIWVKGASHWSNLTRSQRAREPVNAVHTGHSNSPAGSVAHSTTSDIRPSHSVPESVHGRVALSQEARFPNLTSPVLRNPSSHPEEPLQAWGATKPPGMENMGMVYSIPGSCNGPTESTFSASWKGDAFTYVTPSATTQSSQVNENGKNPSSGNSWVSLHTLPPLVPKEAATLFVTRDIPAGCSGPAGYSQHPTQRSQVSERPSKIGLLTSGTSRLETGPGGASRFRERSLSVPTDTGTMDVDYEEEQKASEACALPYASTSSEGSNSADNIASLSAQQEAHHRRQRSKSISLKKAKKKPSPPTRSVSLVKDEPVLLPEGGSVLPKDQRPRSLCLSLEHQGHHSSHPDTQGHPAVPTFKDPEGTQFAHHWYLTDWKSGDTYQSLSSSSTATGTTVIECTQVQGSSESLASPSTSRATTPSQLSIEVEAREVSSPGRPTGLMSPSSGYSSQSETPTPTVSMSLTLGHLPPSSSSVRVRPVVPERKSSLPPTSPMEKMSKSRLSFDLPLTSSTNLDLSGMSISIRSKNKVSQHHSDTNFGAKLAQKTSPNQPIMPMVTQSDLRSVRLRSVSKSELEDDIESPDYAEESGAEVFTLPERKMKPPIAEKPPLARRPPSLVHKPPSVPEEYPLTSPTLAMTPKSSIQHIRPLPQDIYTVVRKSKSSSFPESRSPGESTAPSSLVFTPFASSSGAFFSGTQQPPQGSMEDEGPKGRALPERISLQSQEEVEKKKGKIPPPVPKKPSVLYLPLTSPTAQVEAYVTEPRLPLSPIITLEEDAKCLPTDDHLPSTGTRMTSMPQSNSEREASPPGSSMEPSTEEKSVISDKTAEWIAEDDDDVFVASRTTEDLFTVIHRSKRKLLGWKEPGETFAGSSRPSSHSPVRNPPESPVSELAASAGSSGSANLDAGRNDDFKALLQKKGSKATPRSRPSAAELLKTTNPLARRIIAQFSKDYKTPDNPST, from the exons GTCACAGCAACAGCCCAGCAGGCAGTGTGGCCCACTCTACCACCTCAGACATCAGGCCCAGCCATTCAGTTCCAGAAAGTGTTCATGGAAGAGTTGCACTCAGTCAGGAAGCTCGGTTCCCAAATCTCACCTCACCAGTATTAAGAAATCCTTCTAGTCATCCGGAAGAACCTCTCCAAGCATGGGGTGCCACAAAACCCCCTGGAATGGAGAACATGGGAATGGTGTATAGCATTCCTGGTTCTTGCAATGGACCAACAGAATCGACATTCTCCGCTTCCTGGAAGGGAGATGCTTTTACCTATGTGACTCCAAGTGCCACCACTCAGAGCAGTCAAgtcaatgaaaatggaaaaaatcctTCCTCTGGGAATTCTTGGGTCTCTCTGCATACACTGCCACCTCTTGTTCCTAAGGAGGCTGCTACACTCTTTGTCACTCGTGATATCCCAGCAGGATGCAGTGGGCCTGCTGGCTACTCTCAGCATCCTACTCAACGAAGCCAAGTATCAGAACGACCCTCCAAGATTGGCCTTCTGACCAGTGGTACCTCAAGGCTGGAGACCGGCCCAGGTGGGGCCAGCAGGTTCCGGGAGCGGTCACTGTCTGTACCCACAGATACAGGTACCATGGATGTGGACTATGAGGAGGAGCAGAAGGCCAGTGAAGCCTGTGCCCTACCTTATGCCAGTACGAGTTCTGAGGGCAGTAACAGTGCTGACAACATTGCCTCCCTCAGTGCCCAACAGGAGGCCCATCACAGAAGGCAGAGGTCCAAGAGCATCTCACTCAAGAAGGCCAAGAAGAAGCCTTCCCCTCCAACTCGCAGTGTCTCACTGGTCAAAGATGAACCAGTCCTCTTGCCAGAAGGTGGGTCAGTACTACCCAAGGACCAGAGGCCCAGGAGCCTTTGTCTATCCTTGGAACACCAAGGACATCACTCATCCCACCCAGATACTCAGGGTCACCCAGCTGTGCCAACCTTCAAAGACCCAGAAGGTACACAATTCGCCCATCACTGGTATCTTACTGACTGGAAGTCTGGTGACACCTACCAGTCCTTGTCCAGCTCCAGCACTGCCACTGGCACCACAGTCATTGAATGCACCCAAGTTCAGGGCAGCTCAGAGTCTCTTGCTTCCCCTTCCACTTCCAGAGCCACGACGCCTTCCCAACTTTCCATCGaggtggaggccagggaggtATCCTCACCAGGAAGGCCTACTGGGCTGATGTCACCATCCAGTGGATACTCCAGCCAGTCAGAGACACCAACACCCACTGTCTCCATGTCCTTGACCCTGGGCCACTTGCCCCCTTCAAGCAGCAGTGTCCGGGTGCGTCCAGTGGTACCTGAGAGGAAGTCATCACTACCCCCAACATCACCAATGGAGAAAATGTCCAAGTCACGGCTATCGTTTGACCTACCATTGACCTCTTCAACCAACCTGGATCTGTCTGGGATGAGTATCTCAATCCGAAGCAAAAACAAGGTGAGCCAGCATCACTCAGATACAAATTTTGGGGCCAAGCTGGCCCAGAAAACTAGCCCCAACCAGCCAATCATGCCCATGGTTACTCAGTCTGACTTACGTTCTGTTCGCCTGAGGTCAGTCAGCAAGTCTGAGCTGGAAGATGACATTGAGAGCCCTGACTATGCTGAGGAGTCAGGAGCTGAAGTCTTTACCTTGCCAGAGAGGAAGATGAAACCTCCCATAGCCGAGAAGCCCCCTCTGGCCCGAAGGCCTCCAAGCTTAGTCCACAAGCCACCATCTGTCCCCGAGGAGTACCCACTAACTTCGCCTACCTTGGCTATGACTCCTAAGAGTTCAATTCAGCACATAAGGCCACTGCCTCAAGATATCTACACAGTGGTGCGGAAATCAAAGTCCTCCAGCTTCCCTGAGAGCAGAAGCCCAGGGGAGTCCACAGCACCCTCATCTCTTGTTTTCACGCCTTTTGCCAGTTCCTCTGGTGCTTTCTTCTCAGGAACACAGCAACCTCCCCAGGGAAGTATGGAGGATGAGGGCCCTAAGGGGAGAGCCCTGCCTGAAAGAATTAGCCTCCAGAGCCAAGAGGAagttgagaaaaagaaaggcaagattCCGCCTCCTGTACCAAAAAAGCCCAGCGTGCTGTACCTGCCTCTCACTTCACCCACGGCTCAAGTGGAGGCCTATGTGACTGAACCAAGACTGCCCCTCAGCCCCATCATCACCCTGGAGGAAGATGCCAAGTGTCTCCCAACTGATGACCACCTGCCATCTACTGGTACAAGGATGACCTCAATGCCACAGTCCAACAGTGAAAGGGAAGCAAGTCCTCCAG GGAGTTCGATGGAACCAAGCACTGAAGAAAAAAGTGTAATCAGTGATAAAACAGCCGAATGGATTGCAGAAGATGATGATGACGTGTTTGTGGCTTCACGTACAACTGAAGATTTATTTACTGTGATCCACAG GTCCAAAAGAAAGCTGCTTGGCTGGAAGGAACCTGGTGAGACCTTTGCTGGCAGCAGCCGACCAAGCTCCCACTCACCAGTAAGGAACCCACCTGAGTCTCCGGTCAGTGAGTTGGCTGCCTCTGCAGGGTCAAGCGGCAGTGCCAACCTAGATGCTGGCAGAAATGATGATTTCAAGGCCTTGCTACAGAAGAAGGGAAGCAAGGCAACTCCAAGGTCCCGCCCCTCAGCAGCCGAACTGCTGAAGACCACTAACCCACTGGCTCGGCGAATTATTGCACAATTTTCAAAAGACTACAAAACCCCTGATAACCCCAGTACCTAA
- the NHSL2 gene encoding NHS-like protein 2 isoform X10, translating to MERAEAITLFWSRGGQQFDKHASLRHSLFNTETAVNPKSTLRRRRTIIGFSNYSQRDQGHSNSPAGSVAHSTTSDIRPSHSVPESVHGRVALSQEARFPNLTSPVLRNPSSHPEEPLQAWGATKPPGMENMGMVYSIPGSCNGPTESTFSASWKGDAFTYVTPSATTQSSQVNENGKNPSSGNSWVSLHTLPPLVPKEAATLFVTRDIPAGCSGPAGYSQHPTQRSQVSERPSKIGLLTSGTSRLETGPGGASRFRERSLSVPTDTGTMDVDYEEEQKASEACALPYASTSSEGSNSADNIASLSAQQEAHHRRQRSKSISLKKAKKKPSPPTRSVSLVKDEPVLLPEGGSVLPKDQRPRSLCLSLEHQGHHSSHPDTQGHPAVPTFKDPEGTQFAHHWYLTDWKSGDTYQSLSSSSTATGTTVIECTQVQGSSESLASPSTSRATTPSQLSIEVEAREVSSPGRPTGLMSPSSGYSSQSETPTPTVSMSLTLGHLPPSSSSVRVRPVVPERKSSLPPTSPMEKMSKSRLSFDLPLTSSTNLDLSGMSISIRSKNKVSQHHSDTNFGAKLAQKTSPNQPIMPMVTQSDLRSVRLRSVSKSELEDDIESPDYAEESGAEVFTLPERKMKPPIAEKPPLARRPPSLVHKPPSVPEEYPLTSPTLAMTPKSSIQHIRPLPQDIYTVVRKSKSSSFPESRSPGESTAPSSLVFTPFASSSGAFFSGTQQPPQGSMEDEGPKGRALPERISLQSQEEVEKKKGKIPPPVPKKPSVLYLPLTSPTAQVEAYVTEPRLPLSPIITLEEDAKCLPTDDHLPSTGTRMTSMPQSNSEREASPPGSSMEPSTEEKSVISDKTAEWIAEDDDDVFVASRTTEDLFTVIHRSKRKLLGWKEPGETFAGSSRPSSHSPVRNPPESPVSELAASAGSSGSANLDAGRNDDFKALLQKKGSKATPRSRPSAAELLKTTNPLARRIIAQFSKDYKTPDNPST from the exons GGCAGCAGTTTGATAAACATGCAAGTTTGCGACACTCGTTGTTTAACACAGAGACAGCCGTGAACCCCAAGTCCACCCTGAGGCGGAGGCGGACCATTATTGGATTCTCTAACTATTCCCAGCGAGACCAAG GTCACAGCAACAGCCCAGCAGGCAGTGTGGCCCACTCTACCACCTCAGACATCAGGCCCAGCCATTCAGTTCCAGAAAGTGTTCATGGAAGAGTTGCACTCAGTCAGGAAGCTCGGTTCCCAAATCTCACCTCACCAGTATTAAGAAATCCTTCTAGTCATCCGGAAGAACCTCTCCAAGCATGGGGTGCCACAAAACCCCCTGGAATGGAGAACATGGGAATGGTGTATAGCATTCCTGGTTCTTGCAATGGACCAACAGAATCGACATTCTCCGCTTCCTGGAAGGGAGATGCTTTTACCTATGTGACTCCAAGTGCCACCACTCAGAGCAGTCAAgtcaatgaaaatggaaaaaatcctTCCTCTGGGAATTCTTGGGTCTCTCTGCATACACTGCCACCTCTTGTTCCTAAGGAGGCTGCTACACTCTTTGTCACTCGTGATATCCCAGCAGGATGCAGTGGGCCTGCTGGCTACTCTCAGCATCCTACTCAACGAAGCCAAGTATCAGAACGACCCTCCAAGATTGGCCTTCTGACCAGTGGTACCTCAAGGCTGGAGACCGGCCCAGGTGGGGCCAGCAGGTTCCGGGAGCGGTCACTGTCTGTACCCACAGATACAGGTACCATGGATGTGGACTATGAGGAGGAGCAGAAGGCCAGTGAAGCCTGTGCCCTACCTTATGCCAGTACGAGTTCTGAGGGCAGTAACAGTGCTGACAACATTGCCTCCCTCAGTGCCCAACAGGAGGCCCATCACAGAAGGCAGAGGTCCAAGAGCATCTCACTCAAGAAGGCCAAGAAGAAGCCTTCCCCTCCAACTCGCAGTGTCTCACTGGTCAAAGATGAACCAGTCCTCTTGCCAGAAGGTGGGTCAGTACTACCCAAGGACCAGAGGCCCAGGAGCCTTTGTCTATCCTTGGAACACCAAGGACATCACTCATCCCACCCAGATACTCAGGGTCACCCAGCTGTGCCAACCTTCAAAGACCCAGAAGGTACACAATTCGCCCATCACTGGTATCTTACTGACTGGAAGTCTGGTGACACCTACCAGTCCTTGTCCAGCTCCAGCACTGCCACTGGCACCACAGTCATTGAATGCACCCAAGTTCAGGGCAGCTCAGAGTCTCTTGCTTCCCCTTCCACTTCCAGAGCCACGACGCCTTCCCAACTTTCCATCGaggtggaggccagggaggtATCCTCACCAGGAAGGCCTACTGGGCTGATGTCACCATCCAGTGGATACTCCAGCCAGTCAGAGACACCAACACCCACTGTCTCCATGTCCTTGACCCTGGGCCACTTGCCCCCTTCAAGCAGCAGTGTCCGGGTGCGTCCAGTGGTACCTGAGAGGAAGTCATCACTACCCCCAACATCACCAATGGAGAAAATGTCCAAGTCACGGCTATCGTTTGACCTACCATTGACCTCTTCAACCAACCTGGATCTGTCTGGGATGAGTATCTCAATCCGAAGCAAAAACAAGGTGAGCCAGCATCACTCAGATACAAATTTTGGGGCCAAGCTGGCCCAGAAAACTAGCCCCAACCAGCCAATCATGCCCATGGTTACTCAGTCTGACTTACGTTCTGTTCGCCTGAGGTCAGTCAGCAAGTCTGAGCTGGAAGATGACATTGAGAGCCCTGACTATGCTGAGGAGTCAGGAGCTGAAGTCTTTACCTTGCCAGAGAGGAAGATGAAACCTCCCATAGCCGAGAAGCCCCCTCTGGCCCGAAGGCCTCCAAGCTTAGTCCACAAGCCACCATCTGTCCCCGAGGAGTACCCACTAACTTCGCCTACCTTGGCTATGACTCCTAAGAGTTCAATTCAGCACATAAGGCCACTGCCTCAAGATATCTACACAGTGGTGCGGAAATCAAAGTCCTCCAGCTTCCCTGAGAGCAGAAGCCCAGGGGAGTCCACAGCACCCTCATCTCTTGTTTTCACGCCTTTTGCCAGTTCCTCTGGTGCTTTCTTCTCAGGAACACAGCAACCTCCCCAGGGAAGTATGGAGGATGAGGGCCCTAAGGGGAGAGCCCTGCCTGAAAGAATTAGCCTCCAGAGCCAAGAGGAagttgagaaaaagaaaggcaagattCCGCCTCCTGTACCAAAAAAGCCCAGCGTGCTGTACCTGCCTCTCACTTCACCCACGGCTCAAGTGGAGGCCTATGTGACTGAACCAAGACTGCCCCTCAGCCCCATCATCACCCTGGAGGAAGATGCCAAGTGTCTCCCAACTGATGACCACCTGCCATCTACTGGTACAAGGATGACCTCAATGCCACAGTCCAACAGTGAAAGGGAAGCAAGTCCTCCAG GGAGTTCGATGGAACCAAGCACTGAAGAAAAAAGTGTAATCAGTGATAAAACAGCCGAATGGATTGCAGAAGATGATGATGACGTGTTTGTGGCTTCACGTACAACTGAAGATTTATTTACTGTGATCCACAG GTCCAAAAGAAAGCTGCTTGGCTGGAAGGAACCTGGTGAGACCTTTGCTGGCAGCAGCCGACCAAGCTCCCACTCACCAGTAAGGAACCCACCTGAGTCTCCGGTCAGTGAGTTGGCTGCCTCTGCAGGGTCAAGCGGCAGTGCCAACCTAGATGCTGGCAGAAATGATGATTTCAAGGCCTTGCTACAGAAGAAGGGAAGCAAGGCAACTCCAAGGTCCCGCCCCTCAGCAGCCGAACTGCTGAAGACCACTAACCCACTGGCTCGGCGAATTATTGCACAATTTTCAAAAGACTACAAAACCCCTGATAACCCCAGTACCTAA